Within the Telopea speciosissima isolate NSW1024214 ecotype Mountain lineage chromosome 4, Tspe_v1, whole genome shotgun sequence genome, the region GCTTCTTCTACAAACACTCGacccatttttctttcctttctttttctttttattctttttttatcttAGAGGAATTTCCTTCTAAGAGAAGATCATCAATAACACCAGCCGCCCCCAACCCAAAGCCATTATCCACATCAGCTAGTTCACCTTCACGCAAGATGAGACCATCTCTCATCACGCCGCACTCATCATCAGCAAGATGCATGGGCCCCACCACAACTTTAGATACATCATTATCTAGCCCACACACAACAGCACCCTCAACGTTGTCATCGTCACTCACTGTAGCACCTTCAATGGTGCCTTTTGTTCATAACTTCAGCACCTTTAACagtggagcaaaatggaaccaACGACCCAACACTAGCGGAGATGACCACATCCCCAATATGAGAAGCACCCAATACACTAGCACCAAGAGAGGCCACCATGTTTCCTCCTATTTAAGTTCTACTATTCCTCATTTTATGACCTCCTTGTGCTAGCACTTTTGAATTAACAACTTGAAGTACTAAACAGATAATTGGAATTGGAAAACAAATATTACTCATCAGTGATATACTTAGTAAGCACGATAAGTGCAATCAATAGTTTAAGACTTTAGCAGTTGGGGAAATTACAGATGTAGTATCCCAAAGAGATTAATTATAGCTACTTCAATTTAATTCCTACTTGGGTTTCATGGTGGGGAAGTaccaataaagaagaagaaagcgcgCTCTCAGCAAGATTGTTGAAGAATGCAACAACTGTTACTTGTGAAAAGGTTGTGCTGCAGAATGAAATCAtataatccataaaaaaaaataagtaataaaaaaaaaacaaataagatgTGAAAAACCAATTTTCGAAACCTGGAATCTTAGGAAAGAATGGAATCCATAAGGCCTAATCTTAGATACTTATATTGAAGAATGCCAAATTCAATCATGGAAAGCGTGAATTGCAGTACAGAGATCCAGAGTTTAGGTTGAAATTTTGAACGTTTCGGTGAATGGAATGTAGTTACCTAATCCTCAAAAGGTAAAGAATCTCTTCCACTGAAGGGATTCTACTAAACAGTCGTATCTTCCTGGAGGAATCGTCATCGAAGTGAACAACATTGTTTGTCTTCTTGGAGATTGTTCGCAGGGAAGCCGCATCAATGCCGCCGATTGAATCCCTAACGAAAACTTTCATGTACAAGGCTGCAAGCACCGCCACTGTCGCTGAAACCTGGAAGACATTTGAAATTTCAGCGACGACTGCCCCCAAAAGATCTTCAGTCACGGGAGTAATGGAGATTCAAGTCGAGAAGTGATCGAGGAGCAAAAAGATatggttttcttctccaaatactcaaaaaaaaaaaaaaactgaaaagaaaaagagagacctGAAATGTCAAAGCAGTGGAGAGGAAGCGAGCAGTTAGAGTTCCACAGATGAATGCTATAGACACGATACCCGACAGAATCCCGAAAGCCGACGCTCTTCGACCCTCCGGAATGTTGTCTGCCTGCCGATTAGTTGCacaattaccaaaatgccattaTCGGGTACAAAGAAGTGAAGAACCATTCTTTCTGGCTATGGGTTCAAGTTTTGGTCCGGAATCTGGATAGCCGGAGCTTACCTGAGCCCGATAGGGCCTGGGCTGTTGGGCTTTTCAGCCCACGGACTGGACCATGACTCAATTTGCAGACTTGGGATTGGGTCGGGCCGAACATGGGCTGAGGTCTCGTGtaaatatgagaaaatgaaCTCTATCCAGGAGCGTAACAAATGCTAGCACCTCCTGAGACTATCTCTCCTCCCCCTATACTGCTATACATGACATATTTGTCCTTCTGTTGTGGGGGGAGAGGGATAGACTGCTAGCATACACTACGCTCTCAAACATAGAAGTAGTTCCCCCTATATAGGGCAGAAGATTGTTGTCAGGTTACGTGACCCATATGTCTGGGCATAGGCTGAACGCAGtctggtatatatatatatacatgtctttataataatatataatataattgggagaaagaacgctacatGGGCGCGTGTGGTGCGTTGCCCTTGTACCCAAACAAAGGGCGAGTGAAATGGCTATCATACCCCAATGGAAAGGCAAAATTCCCGATGACGGCGGCCATTTCACCTAGGCACAGGGGCAGCGTACTACACAtgcccaggtagcattctctttcccaatatAATTATACATAATTACATCGAACATGGTGATTGGCAGCGTAATTTAGGGTCATCTCAGCCTATCCCAGCCCAACCCAGGTTCAATCAGGGATGGGTCAAGGCTGAGTTAAAGGGACTTAGGGTGCCCAGTCGCACCCTAATTATGGCTATACCGTGGAAGGGCTGAACATACGGCAATTTGAAAGGTGGTACTAGGCTGGCCCTGGCCGGAACCGACCACAGAGCTATATTATTAATCAGACCAGCTGGGTTGGAAATCCAGCCAGCCGTATAGTAACAATGGGCTTTCTAGACCGTGCAGGCTCAAGGATGGGCTTATAATTTGCTAGAATTTGTCGCGGACCTTGGCCCGAAAACCAGCAGGATAAGCCCATTTTGGTACATAATGGAAGGTGGTTGTTAATAAGAGTGAAGGTTACCACATACCACATAGGCGAGAGAGAGGCATTGGACGCTGCCTTCACAAAACATGGAAGTGAGAATCCTGAGCACGTAGTACACGTAGAAGAATTGCTTCGTCCTTCTATAAGCCAATATTGCTGTAACCATAaacatcattattattattaaggaaAGAGAAATTTAGAAGCCCCCATGATTATTGCATATTTGTATTAGGGTGAGAGAATGCTACTTAGTTGCGTGGCTCCTACGCCAGTGTGGGGACTATAAATGGAGCGTACGCCCAAGCATCCAATATAGCTCAGATAGTCATTTCGCCACCCATATGCCTGGGCGTAGGGGACGCGAccaaacaacattcttttttttcctttttattattaccATTATTATGCAAGTAACTTTAAAACATTCTAAATCTGATTATTTAATTTAACGTTTTCTTCCCCTTcattatgcctagtgaagtataatgctttactatttgccacatgacagTACATCGGCTAATCCATTTGATAGAAGATCATAACAAgtatctcattggtacaatttcagcttaaaatgagaggagaggaagtagctaaaattacaaaagattttgatgacattttgatagttttactaaaactttgaataagAGTTTGGGAAACCTTATTTGCTtactttggattaaaatttggccattgagataTATGTGGTAAATAGTGAAACGTTATATTTCACTAGATATGGTGACAACTAGTGATAGAGGAATCCATAACTTTAACTAAACTCACCaattaaatttaataatttattggTTTCAAGTAAGAAATTTCCCCCTTCTCTTTACTTGCACAACCAAACAAAGCCATGAGATTGAAAACAAATACTAGAAAAGTAAATGAAAATACCTAAGGGAATAATGGAGAGAGACATTGGGAGTGCGAGCATTGTTTTTCTCCCATACTCATCTGACAAGTTCCCAATGATAGGCATCATAACAAGCGTTCCTAACCCTATGATCTGCATCAAAATACAAATACATGAATAGGCTTGGAATCCTTCCAAGATCAAGGTTTTGAAAGAGGTTAATTAAACTAgggaaagcaaaaaaaaattgaaattttgtcTAAATTATATCTTGTAAGTTATTatagaaaaattaaatttgatCATTTCAATATCCTCTAGCGTTATATCTTGTTCCAACATGTGTCATCATCTCCCCTTCTCTTTTGAAAATGACCCTTTTGCCCTTTTGTGTTCAACCCAGTGATTGGTGTATGCTGCTAGTTCATCGAAAGTTAACGGCATACCCAAACCTATCCCATAAAAGATAAATTCTTATAGGAGAAAAGTTTCTTGTGCGGAAGTGTACCATCCATACCTAGACACAGAGGGGATGCGAAATGACCGCCTCACGCCTTATGAAAATCAGAAATTACATCCCTAGATGCTTTCGCACACGTGTAGAAGCCACACTCCCTCACATAGAACTCTTCCCCATTCTTATATTCAAAGGTTCAAATTGTTTAGAAAGGCTGATCATATCAACTTGTTGAATAAATTAGACAGTCGTTCCAAAACTTTTAACCCCAACTTCTGTAGAAATTATTTATTCAATAGACCATGACATGATAATTTGGAATGACTATAAGGAAGAATAACTACTAGCACTATAAAAGAGTAACCTTATTAATCCTACGAACTTCAAATAAAGCTGATtaaagctgattggagagcaaggatccatgtagttgaTCCCGtttaattgggataagactaagttgttgttgtatgaaTCCTAGGAACCCATCCACACACTTACACAAGGGCCTTggggaaatttaaaaaaaaaaaaaaaaaaaaaaagggggagaagagagggagagatcgtTGTTTAGTCATGTAGTGCATGCACCAACACAACAGTGCTTAATCTTGCGGTGCCTTTGTAGTTTGGGTTTGCGAGCTCTACATGTAAAAAAAATGCTTCATCCAATAGTGCGAGCTAGAGGACAGACCCagttgttatatatatatttttttctttctgcttgaGCTCGCATTGTTGGGTGAAGCATCTTTCACGTGTCGAGCCTCGCAGACCCAAACTACAAAGGAACTGCAGAGTATTTTGATCCATGCTAGTGCACACAGGTGCATCAATATAGAtgcgattttttatttcatgttggTAAGGCAGTACTTTTGCCGGAAAGAACGTAACCGagtagcgttcttttttcctaaaaatttttggaaaacttCAAAATTCAAGTAAACAAAGCTTAGTAACGCTATATTTTTCAACTAAAAGTACCAATATGTCTTAGAACAGAAAATGCACCCAATCCATGGCTCTATACCCCAATTCTAAAATTgaatctcattttcttattCAACCGGATGGATGTATCACTTATATCCCCTGTTTGGGTTTTTATAtttgggaaaatcttgttgtaaccgaAGTTAATAAAAAAGTTATAATCTTACTTCTTTGCCTTTTTAGTGTAACACAATACTGTGAAGAAAAACTAAATCCTTTGTACATATGGGTAAAACCCAGTGCCCAACGCTAATGTAGATGTAGTatagggatctttatcccctccagttccctacccggcccagttcccccatgcccctaacaagggggagCGCAATGACCACCTACTCGTACCTGAACATTTTGCCCGGGTGTGGTCCacaccccccttattagaggcactggggaactagaccgggcagggaactggaggagataattttccatagtATAACGATGTGCAATGGATCAACCCTTACATTAGAGGCGTAAAGCCATGTCCAGCTTGGATTCTTGTCATCAATCATATTTCATGGGTTAACTCTGGATTAAAGATATCATCTAGAAGGTGTTTTAATGAGAACCAACAAGGTTCAATTTCACATCTAAATATTCTTTTTcgcaagaaaatagagaaatgtAAAGAACTTttgtaaaggaaaaagaaagttttATAATCATAATTATGTAAAGGAAAAAGACTGGGTATGCTAGCACTctgtttgtttctctctctcttcctccctttgagggaTAAGAGAGTTATTGCAACAAGcgaaaaagaaagagacacatagggtgctagcgtACCTATTCCTCTCAATTATGTAAATCTTTCTAAAACTTTTATCAAATAAATATTTGATAAAACTTAAGTGGGATCTGACACATAGACTCAATTTTGTTGGTCCACCATTGTCTAAAATCATATGCAAACATTCCACCCAAAAGCTCCCATTATGTCATTTTCCAACCTCATGAGCCGAATGGATTGGACAAATAAGTAGGTAAAATCCTTTTTACTCAAAGAAATGCTAATTAATTTCTAATTACACACGAACTTTGTGAGATTAATGCTCCCACTTTTATCACCACCCAACCCAAGTGCTAAAGACACATGCAAGTTGCATGTGTCTTTAGCACTTTCTAAATGCTTAACAGTTGACACCTTTGTGCTTGTTTTCTCTCACATGGGGCAATGAAATGATCACTTCGTTCTTCTCCATGGATGCCCATGTTTGCGATCGCATTGGATCCTGTACTAGCGCAGGCCATGCAGcctaacaacaacaaactcttccTTATTTAGGAAAGTATTTGTTAagcatatttttgttttttttttgttgcgtTAACATACGTTAGTGTctccctatgtctatctctctcctcccttctatgaaatgacatatgtATACCTGGCCCCTATtgtaggaggagagagagatagacatagggagATGTTAGCGTATGCTATGCAACACCTACGCCAGACGCAAGACACCgtgaaatgactaccctaccccCACGTAGCCGGGCAGTGATTCCCTTCCCTTAACTACTAATACccttaggctccgtttgttttaAAGGGGATTTAGGTGAGGTGGGCGAATTGGAAGGAGAAAATGCTGATTTGGCACTTCATAATCCCTCCCCAACCTTGTTTGATTATCTTGGGTGATGAATTTACAAAAGCTAAGAGAACATCATTAACAGCTTTGTCTGGTATGCGGCACTTCAAAATCCTACCCCTAACCTATCCAAAATCCCACCAATTCCACCCCAACAAATCGTACCCCACAAACATGTGAGTCTcatcttttcaaaaatcccaccccacattcccctctaaacaaattgTGGCCTTATTTTCTCAATGACTCGTTGGTTGACTCAGTGACCAGATACTCTGTTAGTATGACTTCGAGtcaaaaaaaacaactaaaatggAGTTTTAAACGATAGAAAACTAAATAGTGTCTCACTTTGCATCACTCCATATGCTAATACAGAGacagaggagaagaaaataatatagCAATAGTGTGCGCCATTCTTAAAGAATTGTTgaagaaagaaactaaaaaacaGAGACACTACagcaaaaaaaacagagaacttTGAAAAGCGAATTaattagaagaagagaagacatACCGCTTGTTGGAATCCAGTGAGATAGATAGCAATGGAGCATTCATCCATGGCAGGGCAGAGAGCAGACATTGTAACGTCAGTGATAGCTGGTATCACCATGAAATTGGCCGAGTAGTACAGAAAAACCGTCACAAAGAGGTGGCTCAACCCTGCAAATCCCATCTCCGCCATCTCTAccaatcttcttcaattctctttctttctctttctctctctctctccctctctctccctctctctctcagagaaacaaagagaaagataaGAAACACCTatttaagagaaaaagaaaaagagaaggcaaataaagtgaaattaagaaaaaaatttagacGGTAAAGCCCAAAGCGGCGTGTGTATATATACACCACAAACGGCTACTTCATTCTCTTTCTGGGTTCAAATTAACCGTTAAAGagatgaaaaagagagagagagagagagaagttaaAGTCATAAATAAGATTCCTCATTCCAGAAACCaggtctctttctccttaacttttttttgttttggtttatgtttttaattgatcAACCGACCAACCAAACAAAAGACAATACCATTATACGACAActagaatttttctcctctcacgTTCCTGCGCGGTCAGGttcataggttcctctcatagggagggcgaaaatgacaacctcaccccacccgagtagtgtgttcgggcaggggctgaggtcgtcatttccggtcccctatgagaggaacctacgaacctgaccagGCAAGGAACCAGAGAGGAGTTAAGTCCCGACAACTACGTTCAAGGTAGCGTAGTTTCCAagttaaaatcctctccaattcccccaTGGTGCAGTATTGTGCAGTTCAAGATGAAGAGGTCGACACCTGGCAAGCGTGATATCTAACGGTCCAAGCTGTACCACcccagtttttttctttttctttcttcttgagcttcGTACTATTGGATGTCGCGTCTGCctggtgtcgacatctccacttCGAAATGCACCGCACTACACTTTTAGtgaattggagatgatttttttcTTACAAGAATAAACTTCAAGGGAAAGATAATTGTTTTGAGTCCTTCTAGGTGTCAGTAGCCTAGTGAAGTTTAAGTATATAACGTTTCATTATTTGCCACTTGGGGTTAGTACATGTTATAGAGACCCCATATACATTTTCAATGAcctaaaaaatttttttttttgtagaatcaATGACCAAATTTTAATGTATAGTAAGAAAGGAAAGTAGCTCAAACTATTATTCAAAGTTTAAGCATAATTACTAAAATTTCATTAAATTGAGatcctttaaaaaataaaatcaagcgGAGATgagtataaaataaaaaatagaatcttttgtAAGCcatctatcacatggactaacctaTGTACTACCATGTGGCAAATACTAGAGTTTAAactcactaggcatagtgacgagaagaaaatccttttaaaaaaacaaaaatcttgttgtaactaaaattagtaaaaataagttgtaaccttagtttttttgtatttttagtttTATAAACTTCTTCTTTTAATAAGGGTAAAGTACGGCTGTTTTACATGTGTACTCAAGAAGTATACAAGATAATAACAACTCTTAAGAATGGCATAATGATGAATCAGTTTCAAATTATATAAAAATCTTGATTTAATGAACAGTTAAGGAATAAGACAAAAGACTACAACTTCTTCACCattttggttacaacaagatgcacccaaaaaattacaaaacaaacTCCATTTCATCATACTCTTCTCTTTTGCAGCTTGAGGATGGAATTCCTCATAATTGAGCCAGACAAACGTGCTACAAGAATCTTTCTTTCCCTAGAGGCCACACTTGATTTCCTTTAGGTTAATTATCTATTAGTGTTTTTTCACCACTAACCCACTATTGTTGATATCCCTACTAGTTTCTTTCGTAATCAAGGTGAATGTTTtcattaaaattatatataaaaaaggggAGCAGTTCTCTATAAGGGAGCGTAGGGGCCATGTGTGCGCGGCAGCCAATGAGAACATATACGCtggtgggatttctgccttttttGAGGTGTGGATcagtcatttcgccccccaCCCCCACTGTCTGGGCGTGACCCCCCGGGGAACATTTtctcatacaaaaaaaaaactaagggtgAATATACTTTTGTTAATAGGCTAAATGATGGAGAGCTCAAGAATGCTtcttgattgaaaaaaaaaaaggcatacccaTTGTACGAAACTCCTGCAATTGTAGAGTCTACGAAAGGTCATAaatcataatgtacacaaccttaaCCCCGCTTCATGGAGAGATTGTTTCCCGAATTGAACCTACCCTCAATGCTTCTTGATTGCTTCCTAATAAATTATAATACAATCAAGCCATCAAGGTATTCagaaacatatatttttttggtcaagagatcgttgcttggtcgtgtagcccttACACTAGTGCGCAGGCCATTGACAATGTGTGTAGGAACATCAACACataagaaaatttttatttcagaaGAAGATGGATGGGCAGTACTTTTGCACTCTTATGTCTGGTGCATGAGCCATGCCACCAAACAGCGTTctttttccataattttttatGCCCTCCCATGCATAGTGATTGGATGACCCAGGTTTACTTAGTTGAATGACAGAACAGGATTTACAAGGCACAAAAGCCAAAATAACCCTATTCAaacacttttttcttttttcttgttattgCAAACAATGATACTTTCTTGATGGTCATGCTAAGTTATATACCATCTGAAGGGAAATATTGA harbors:
- the LOC122658010 gene encoding tetracycline resistance protein, class A-like translates to MAEMGFAGLSHLFVTVFLYYSANFMVIPAITDVTMSALCPAMDECSIAIYLTGFQQAIIGLGTLVMMPIIGNLSDEYGRKTMLALPMSLSIIPLAILAYRRTKQFFYVYYVLRILTSMFCEGSVQCLSLAYVADNIPEGRRASAFGILSGIVSIAFICGTLTARFLSTALTFQVSATVAVLAALYMKVFVRDSIGGIDAASLRTISKKTNNVVHFDDDSSRKIRLFSRIPSVEEILYLLRISTTFSQVTVVAFFNNLAESALSSSLLYFLKARFHFSKDQFADLLLISGFAGAISQLVLMPILVPFLGEEKLLMIGLFASCTHMFLYAIAWSSWVPYVASMFSILLVFAPPCLRSIASKQVGPTEQGKAQGCLSGICSLANIISPLALTPLTALFLSKNAPFHFPGFSIMSIGFFLLIAFIQSTRIRVDPPISSYKISNSDYMEA